A window of Bacteroidota bacterium genomic DNA:
GCCTAAATTGTTTATCTCAACAGATCGAGGGGACTCTTGGATGGCCGCTGATTCGAGTATCCCTAATTATTATGGTTCTTTTGCTCGTGACAATCAATGCCACCTCATTTTGTGGAATAGGTATGGGATCTTCGAATCGTCGAACCATGGTGTGCATTGGGACAAACGCTATGAGGGAGCAATGGATACCGAGATTCAAGCCGCCGCATTTGATAGCAAGCAAAGGCTATTTGCATTGACCGCGAATGGCAATCTATTCCGCTCCTCTGATTATGGTCGCTCTTGGCAGTCAGTTTCAAGCGTGAACGAGGGTGGCCAAAAATATCTTTGGATTGATCCGAAGGATGATCTCTACACCCTGAGCGACATCGGGGCTGGCCTTCTTCTCTCAACCGATGGTGGGAATACCTGGTCGGTCGATACGCTGGGAATCGGCAACTCCTCCGCTAGTGGGATGGCATTCTCAAAAGATGGATACGCCTATGCTGTAACTCGAAGGGGTCTTGGTCTTATGAGATCACCACTTCTGGGCTTGAGCGTTAAGGGAAATGGCGAAGTACCAATGAACTCTACTGATGTTCAGTCTTTTCCCAACCCCTTCACCCGCTCGACCACCATTCACTTCGCGCTGCCGAAGCCGGAGTATGTGACAATTGCTGTGTTTGATGCCGAAGGCCGCGAAGTCGCGCGGCTGGCGAGCAGGGAGTTCGGTGTGGGCGCGCATGATGTGACGTTCGATCGCAGCGAAGGCAATACGCATGGCGCACTTCCGGCGGGTGTCTATTTCTACCGCATCACTGCTGGCGGAGAAGCGCAAACGCAAGCGATGATCGCCGAGCCGTAGTAGAACCGAATAGCGATTGACATGCGTTTTGCCAGCATGATTAGCAGACATCGACACACCACAATTGAGAGCAAGACCGCTCCGAAGCCACGCAAGCGTGCAGTGGTGAAAACGCGCGCGAACAGCCGCTATTCGTTCGAAAACGCCCTGAAATTCTGGAAATCTCACCGCGTTGATCTCTCGACGTTCGAGTTCGACCGGGCCGAAGCCAATGAGTCCCACCTATGGGCGATGATCGTTATGGATTGAGATGCGTTCGGCTCACCGCGCCGTTTGATCCGCATGGCATCGCCACCAATGCTCCAGGACGATGATGCTCCAGGGCTTCAGGTAATGCGAGTGGCCGGTGATGAAGTCGCGATGAACTTTGGCGACGCCCTCTTTTCGTAAAAGCCCCTCCTCAATGAGTGCAAGATTGCCGTTGGCGAGTAAATCAAGTTCGGGCTTGAGCGCGCCACGGAGCAGCCACTCGTGCATCGGTAGCTCGAAGCCAGACTTCGGCTTTTCGAGAATCTCGTTGGGAATCACGTCCCTGACAGCGTCCGCCAAAAGCTGTTTCGATCCGCCGCGCGCCTTAAGTTCGATTGGAAGTTGCCACGCGAATTCCATTAGCTCCTTGTCCAGCAACGGTGCTCGGGCTTCGAGGCTGTGCGCCATTGTCATCTGATCGAGATCGCGAAGCAA
This region includes:
- a CDS encoding T9SS type A sorting domain-containing protein, which codes for MTLNIKNHNGTEERTNTVSPDSTGFYDLRQIITDGCGSVMTYQWTGTNPPKLFISTDRGDSWMAADSSIPNYYGSFARDNQCHLILWNRYGIFESSNHGVHWDKRYEGAMDTEIQAAAFDSKQRLFALTANGNLFRSSDYGRSWQSVSSVNEGGQKYLWIDPKDDLYTLSDIGAGLLLSTDGGNTWSVDTLGIGNSSASGMAFSKDGYAYAVTRRGLGLMRSPLLGLSVKGNGEVPMNSTDVQSFPNPFTRSTTIHFALPKPEYVTIAVFDAEGREVARLASREFGVGAHDVTFDRSEGNTHGALPAGVYFYRITAGGEAQTQAMIAEP